The Fusarium oxysporum f. sp. lycopersici 4287 chromosome 1, whole genome shotgun sequence DNA segment TGAAATAACAATCAATTGATGGGAAGACAATCTTGAAAAAGCGAGCTTTGCCAGTAGATGTCATGGTTGAACCAACAACAGAGAGATGCGAAGGCGGATGGTCTGGCGCCTCAAGGTTGACTGAAGTAATGACGACATGAGGAATCTTGTACTTGTCGTGGAGCACTTGGATAGCCTTTCGGAGACTGTCCATGTCATGGATTTTGACTTCCGAAAGCAGCCTTTTCGTAAGAATTATTAGTTGGAATCTCTAAAATCTCGACAAATGCTCTTAAACATACTCGGCCTCGAATTGGTTTGGAAGAATCAGATCCGCGTCGTGGATGAGCCTCTTGTATGCTGGCACCACTTCCTCGGAGACGTAGATCTTTCCATTGTCACCCATGACGGGATCGAGAGCCCAGAAGAACTTGCCAGGTGCTTTAATTGACTTTTCCTTAAGTTCCCGGCCTATCTTACCGACCGTATCGACGGCTTCAGCGCCTGGGATATATCCAGAAAGCATAACATCAAAATCATCCAGGTACGACTGTTTCAGTCCTTCCCAGAGATCCATGATCTCCTGTGCTGAGACTCTCGTTCCCTTCCATTGCTTATATCCGGTATGGTTGCCTTTACAGGTGAAGTCCGCGAGTTAGAAACCTGGTTTATTATTTCACTCCATCGATCGAGATGACATGAATACTCACTGAACTGTACGGTGTTGAGAGCTGCGACATCACATCCCAAAGACTGTAGCACAAAGACGGCAATCTTGTTACCGACATACCTAGTGCATATGAGTCACTGCGACCCCGAGGGGGAAAAGAT contains these protein-coding regions:
- a CDS encoding pyridoxine kinase — its product is MSITPTIPDTRVLAVASHVVSGYVGNKIAVFVLQSLGCDVAALNTVQFSNHTGYKQWKGTRVSAQEIMDLWEGLKQSYLDDFDVMLSGYIPGAEAVDTVGKIGRELKEKSIKAPGKFFWALDPVMGDNGKIYVSEEVVPAYKRLIHDADLILPNQFEAELLSEVKIHDMDSLRKAIQVLHDKYKIPHVVITSVNLEAPDHPPSHLSVVGSTMTSTGKARFFKIVFPSIDCYFSGTGDMFGALMVIRMREAVFNADERLRHTASWLSDDSVSAVELPLARAAEKVLGSMHEVLSKTCEGMKRVVERTTDDMKDEDRIDQTKAHLVKSKAAELQLVRNLDCLRSPATQYLAKAI
- a CDS encoding pyridoxine kinase, with product MDLWEGLKQSYLDDFDVMLSGYIPGAEAVDTVGKIGRELKEKSIKAPGKFFWALDPVMGDNGKIYVSEEVVPAYKRLIHDADLILPNQFEAELLSEVKIHDMDSLRKAIQVLHDKYKIPHVVITSVNLEAPDHPPSHLSVVGSTMTSTGKARFFKIVFPSIDCYFSGTGDMFGALMVIRMREAVFNADERLRHTASWLSDDSVSAVELPLARAAEKVLGSMHEVLSKTCEGMKRVVERTTDDMKDEDRIDQTKAHLVKSKAAELQLVRNLDCLRSPATQYLAKAI